In Salvelinus sp. IW2-2015 linkage group LG23, ASM291031v2, whole genome shotgun sequence, a genomic segment contains:
- the LOC111950642 gene encoding ubiquitin carboxyl-terminal hydrolase 28 isoform X2 has protein sequence MRVEQQSEHGENSTNSSLMLINQLREITGIQDPQILLRALNASQGDISHAVGLLTTQPPEEGQGTEDTPDTEVNREAWGAQKGAPPKDDLQTAIELSLQESQAEERELNRALEASVEDSAARVKRKRCEAQGESCSPADWIRKEEWPVGIRNVGNTCWFSAVIQSLFHLPVFRRLVLNYCLSERILEKCTSHSDKRNIAFMQELRCLFALMVGSTRRFVDPSAAVELLRDAFRSSEAQQVHTEVQQDVSEFTHKLLDWLEDAFQLAANGNSPEDKKENPMVQLFYGTFVAERTHAGKTLTNIEQFGQYPLQVNGFNNLDECLEGAMVEGEIEALHLDQTISSGSERWFSKLPPVLTFELSRFEFNQSLGRPEKIHKKLEFPQIIYMDSLLYANRYLHKNNEQTHNRREEVKRLKEQLIVLQQKLECYRNYGSGPTKYPLADMLQYVLEFACTKPTSVSPAEDVRLAASSPTPSGSNTKHTEGNPDDTSQCQEPGDTGLSDSPTCQQQPPSGQRTPIYKPFTQCRAPMDTPPHPAPHSVTEEELRFVKTCLQRWRTEVEINMNELKASIDRVSQALEGMYSDNSLCQVPYRLHAVLVHEGQASAGHYWAYIYDHANQRWMKYNDVIVSESSWEELVRDSYGGMTNASAYCLMYIDDRLPHLITEDTDDETGQVMRAMDSLPPILRQYVREDNRWFQQELKEWEDQFCQQPQEEPVSPTAAVTSTRAPSKDDPAKPVPQSGAAQEPTGEQEHVAESVVIPAVESGEPVPTSQPQSPVHVSPESAGSSPEESDHQAVSVTPEPCQHTSEDEEEQQHCQLPPPQSPSPAAEMSGQAQTAAVTPDPSTDVTTETDSETGFREAVAEAAAAPDTQADDEDDQDAPAPTRSRQQQPENVVSEVEIPNVGRILVRADTDGYNEEMMLTPAMQGIIMAIAKARQVFDKDGPEAGLIKAFQEEYSRLFELSQEETTAQQDPRLHHALVYFFQNQAPSRVIERTLLEGFTDRNLSFDDRSISIMREARAKLRLIKPEDMDMEEYMQWHDDYSLFRTVFVYLLTGLEQYQHGKVREALNYLNHAYKDNAMLLRRGEKRGMEQSLIAFYRRRCLKEMNDNAATLFRSGEVSDMEEGMIIMNEAVIPCMHLMSRPDMVSQEDLDTMEAVRSHWCSYLGVDLDDSLQEKLGEFLPRVLDCSTEMVVLKDPPTVRSKVPHDLCSRLAAIMESITNTSVVAVK, from the exons ATGAGAGTTGAACAACAGAGTGAACATGGGGAAAACTCAACGAATTCG AGCCTGATGCTGATCAACCAGCTGAGGGAGATCACTGGCATCCAAGACCCACAGATCCTCCTCAGGGCCCTGAAT GCCAGTCAGGGGGACATTAGCCATGCTGTTGGGCTGCTGACCACACAGCCGCCAGAGGAGGGCCAGGGGACTGAGGACACACCAGACACAGAAGTCAACAGGGAGGCCTGGGGGGCCCAGAAAG GTGCTCCTCCTAAAGATGACCTTCAGACAGCCATTGAGCTCAGCTTGCAAGAATcccaggcagaggagagagagctcaacaG GGCACTGGAGGCCAGTGTGGAGGACAGCGCTGCACGGGTGAAGAGGAAGCGCTGCGAGGCCCAAGGAGAGAGCTGCAGCCCTGCAGACTGGATCCGTAAGGAGGAGTGGCCCGTGGGCATCCGCAATGTGGGCAACACCTGCTGGTTCAGTGCTGTCATACAG TCCCTGTTCCACCTGCCCGTGTTCCGCAGATTGGTACTTAACTACTGCCTGTCTGAGCGAATCCTGGAGAAGTGTACGAGCCACTCG GACAAGAGGAACATAGCCTTCATGCAGGAGCTGCGCTGTCTCTTTGCTCTCATGGTGGGCTCCACTCGTAGGTTTGTGGACCCGTCTGCTGCCGTAGAGCTTTTGAGAGATGCTTTCCGATCCAGTGAGGCCCAACAGGTACACACTGAGGTCCAACAG GATGTGAGTGAGTTCACCCACAAACTCCTTGACTGGCTTGAAGATGCCTTTCAGCTGGCTGCTAATGGAAA CAGCCCGGAAGATAAAAAAGAAAACCCAATGGTTCAGCTGTTCTATGGGACATTTGTGGCAGAGAGAACTCATGCGG gcaagaccttaaccaacattgAGCAGTTTGGCCAGTACCCCTTACAAGTGAACGGTTTCAACAACTTGGATGAATGTCTTGAAGGCGCCATGGTAGAGGGGGAGATTGAAGCCCTACATTTGGATCAAACCATTTCGTCTGGCAGCGAG AGGTGGTTCTCAAAGTTACCACCAGTGTTGACCTTTGAACTGTCCAGGTTTGAGTTCAACCAGTCTTTAGGACGCCCAGAAAAGATTCATAAGAAACTGGAATTCCCACAAATCATATATATGGACAG TTTACTGTATGCGAACAGATACCTTCACAAGAACAATGAGCAGACCCACAACAGGAGAGAAGAAGTGAAGAGACTGAAGGAGCAGCTCATAGTCCTGCAGCAGAAACTGGAGTG CTACAGAAACTATGGCTCAGGGCCGACAAAGTATCCACTGGCGGACATGTTACAGTACGTGTTGGAGTTCGCCTGCACCAAGCCCACCAGTGTGTCCCCAGCTGAAGATGTGAGGCTGGCTGCCTCTTCCCCCACTCCCTCCGGGAGCAACACCAAGCACACAGAGGGCAACCCTGATGACACCAG TCAGTGCCAGGAGCCAGGAGACACAGGCCTGTCCGACAGCCCCACCTGCCAGCAGCAGCCCCCCTCGGGCCAGAGGACACCTATCTACAAGCCCTTCACCCAGTGTAGAGCCCCCATGGACACCCCACCTCACCCAGCCCCCCACAGTGTGACCGAGGAGGAGCTGCGCTTTGTCAAGACCTGCCTGCAGCGCTGGAGGACAGAGGTGGAGATCAACATGAACG AGCTAAAGGCCAGCATCGACAGGGTCAGCCAAGCACTGGAGGGCATGTACTCGGATAACAGCCTGTGTCAG GTGCCGTATAGGCTTCACGCCGTCCTCGTCCACGAGGGACAAGCCTCGGCCGGCCACTACTGGGCTTATATCTACGACCACGCCAACCAGCGCTGGATGAAGTACAACGATGTCATCGTCAGCGAGTCCTCCTGGGAGGAGCTGGTCAGGGACTCGTACGGAGGCATGACCAACGCCAGTGCTTATTGTCTCATGTACATTGACGACAGGCTGCCTCACCTCATCACAG AGGACACAGATGACGAGACAGGCCAGGTCATGCGGGCCATGGACTCCCTGCCACCCATCCTCAGGCAATACGTGCGCGAGGACAACCGCTGGTTCCAGCAGGAGCTCAAGGAGTGGGAAGACCAGTTCTGCCAGCAGCCACAGGAGGAGCCGGTCTCTCCCACAGCAGCCGTCACCTCCACTCGTGCTCCCAGTAAAGACGACCCAGCAAAACCAGTCCCCCAATCTGGCGCAGCCCAGGAACCCACTGGAGAACAGGAACATGTGGCAGAATCGGTTGTTATACCAGCTGTGGAATCTGGCG AGCCAGTCCCAACAAGCCAGCCCCAGTCCCCAGTCCATGTGTCACCGGAGAGTGCTGGCAGCAGCCCAGAGGAGAGCGACCACCAGGCTGTCTCTGTCACGCCAGAGCCCTGCCAACATACCAgtgaggacgaggaggagcagcAACACTGTCAG CTCCCCCCACCTCAGTCTCCGAGCCCTGCAGCAGAGATGAGTGGCCAGGCCCAGACTGCAgctgtgacccctgacccctccaCAGACGTCACCActgagacagacagcgagactgGGTTCAGAGAGGCAGTGGCGGAAGCTGCAGCAGCGCCTGACACCCAGGCAGACGACGAGGATGATCAGGACGCCCCGGCGCCGACCAGAAGCAGGCAGCAGCAACCAGAGAATGTGGTGTCGGAGGTGGAGATCCCCAACGTGGGCAGGATCCTGGTCCGGGCCGACACTGACGGCTACAATGAAGAG ATGATGCTAACTCCTGCCATGCAGGGCATCATTATGGCCATAGCCAAAGCCAGACAGGTGTTCGACAAGGACGGCCCTGAGGCTGGCCTCATCAAG GCGTTCCAGGAGGAGTACTCCCGTCTGTTTGAGTTGTCTCAGGAGGAGACCACTGCCCAGCAGGACCCGCGCCTGCACCATGCCCTGGTCTACTTCTTCCAGAACCAGGCGCCCAGTCGCGTCATAGAGAGGACCCTGCTGGAGGGCTTCACCGACCGCAACCTCAGCTTCGACGACAG GTCCATTAGTATCATGAGAGAGGCCCGTGCCAAACTACGCCTCATCAAGCCAGAGGATATGGATATGGAGGAATATATG CAATGGCATGATGACTACAGCCTATTCCGGACAGTGTTTGTCTACCTGCTGACGGGCCTGGAACAGTACCAGCATGGAAA GGTGCGCGAGGCGCTGAATTACCTCAACCACGCCTACAAAGACAACGCCATGCtactgaggagaggggagaagagagggatggagcagTCGCTTATTGCATTTTACAGGAGGAGGTGTCTCAAA GAGATGAATGACAACGCGGCCACCCTGTTCAGGAGCGGCGAGGTGAGCGACATGGAGGAGGGCATGATCATCATGAACGAGGCGGTCATCCCCTGCATGCACCTGATGAGCCGGCCGGACATGGTCAGCCAGGAAGACCTGGACACCATGGAGGCTGTACGCAGCCACTGGTGCTCTTACCTGGGAGTAGACCTGGATG ACTCCCTACAGGAGAAGCTGGGTGAGTTTCTGCCCAGGGTTCTGGACTGCTCAACAGAGATGGTGGTTCTAAAAGATCCACCAACAGTGCGCTCCAAAGTGCCCCATGACCTGTGCAGCCGCCTGGCCGCCATCATGGAGTCTATCACCAACACCTCTGTGGTCGCCGTCAAGTAA
- the LOC111950642 gene encoding ubiquitin carboxyl-terminal hydrolase 28 isoform X1 has product MRVEQQSEHGENSTNSSLMLINQLREITGIQDPQILLRALNASQGDISHAVGLLTTQPPEEGQGTEDTPDTEVNREAWGAQKGAPPKDDLQTAIELSLQESQAEERELNRALEASVEDSAARVKRKRCEAQGESCSPADWIRKEEWPVGIRNVGNTCWFSAVIQSLFHLPVFRRLVLNYCLSERILEKCTSHSDKRNIAFMQELRCLFALMVGSTRRFVDPSAAVELLRDAFRSSEAQQVHTEVQQDVSEFTHKLLDWLEDAFQLAANGNSPEDKKENPMVQLFYGTFVAERTHAGKTLTNIEQFGQYPLQVNGFNNLDECLEGAMVEGEIEALHLDQTISSGSERWFSKLPPVLTFELSRFEFNQSLGRPEKIHKKLEFPQIIYMDSLLYANRYLHKNNEQTHNRREEVKRLKEQLIVLQQKLECYRNYGSGPTKYPLADMLQYVLEFACTKPTSVSPAEDVRLAASSPTPSGSNTKHTEGNPDDTSQCQEPGDTGLSDSPTCQQQPPSGQRTPIYKPFTQCRAPMDTPPHPAPHSVTEEELRFVKTCLQRWRTEVEINMNELKASIDRVSQALEGMYSDNSLCQVPYRLHAVLVHEGQASAGHYWAYIYDHANQRWMKYNDVIVSESSWEELVRDSYGGMTNASAYCLMYIDDRLPHLITEDTDDETGQVMRAMDSLPPILRQYVREDNRWFQQELKEWEDQFCQQPQEEPVSPTAAVTSTRAPSKDDPAKPVPQSGAAQEPTGEQEHVAESVVIPAVESGEPVPTSQPQSPVHVSPESAGSSPEESDHQAVSVTPEPCQHTSEDEEEQQHCQQLPPPQSPSPAAEMSGQAQTAAVTPDPSTDVTTETDSETGFREAVAEAAAAPDTQADDEDDQDAPAPTRSRQQQPENVVSEVEIPNVGRILVRADTDGYNEEMMLTPAMQGIIMAIAKARQVFDKDGPEAGLIKAFQEEYSRLFELSQEETTAQQDPRLHHALVYFFQNQAPSRVIERTLLEGFTDRNLSFDDRSISIMREARAKLRLIKPEDMDMEEYMQWHDDYSLFRTVFVYLLTGLEQYQHGKVREALNYLNHAYKDNAMLLRRGEKRGMEQSLIAFYRRRCLKEMNDNAATLFRSGEVSDMEEGMIIMNEAVIPCMHLMSRPDMVSQEDLDTMEAVRSHWCSYLGVDLDDSLQEKLGEFLPRVLDCSTEMVVLKDPPTVRSKVPHDLCSRLAAIMESITNTSVVAVK; this is encoded by the exons ATGAGAGTTGAACAACAGAGTGAACATGGGGAAAACTCAACGAATTCG AGCCTGATGCTGATCAACCAGCTGAGGGAGATCACTGGCATCCAAGACCCACAGATCCTCCTCAGGGCCCTGAAT GCCAGTCAGGGGGACATTAGCCATGCTGTTGGGCTGCTGACCACACAGCCGCCAGAGGAGGGCCAGGGGACTGAGGACACACCAGACACAGAAGTCAACAGGGAGGCCTGGGGGGCCCAGAAAG GTGCTCCTCCTAAAGATGACCTTCAGACAGCCATTGAGCTCAGCTTGCAAGAATcccaggcagaggagagagagctcaacaG GGCACTGGAGGCCAGTGTGGAGGACAGCGCTGCACGGGTGAAGAGGAAGCGCTGCGAGGCCCAAGGAGAGAGCTGCAGCCCTGCAGACTGGATCCGTAAGGAGGAGTGGCCCGTGGGCATCCGCAATGTGGGCAACACCTGCTGGTTCAGTGCTGTCATACAG TCCCTGTTCCACCTGCCCGTGTTCCGCAGATTGGTACTTAACTACTGCCTGTCTGAGCGAATCCTGGAGAAGTGTACGAGCCACTCG GACAAGAGGAACATAGCCTTCATGCAGGAGCTGCGCTGTCTCTTTGCTCTCATGGTGGGCTCCACTCGTAGGTTTGTGGACCCGTCTGCTGCCGTAGAGCTTTTGAGAGATGCTTTCCGATCCAGTGAGGCCCAACAGGTACACACTGAGGTCCAACAG GATGTGAGTGAGTTCACCCACAAACTCCTTGACTGGCTTGAAGATGCCTTTCAGCTGGCTGCTAATGGAAA CAGCCCGGAAGATAAAAAAGAAAACCCAATGGTTCAGCTGTTCTATGGGACATTTGTGGCAGAGAGAACTCATGCGG gcaagaccttaaccaacattgAGCAGTTTGGCCAGTACCCCTTACAAGTGAACGGTTTCAACAACTTGGATGAATGTCTTGAAGGCGCCATGGTAGAGGGGGAGATTGAAGCCCTACATTTGGATCAAACCATTTCGTCTGGCAGCGAG AGGTGGTTCTCAAAGTTACCACCAGTGTTGACCTTTGAACTGTCCAGGTTTGAGTTCAACCAGTCTTTAGGACGCCCAGAAAAGATTCATAAGAAACTGGAATTCCCACAAATCATATATATGGACAG TTTACTGTATGCGAACAGATACCTTCACAAGAACAATGAGCAGACCCACAACAGGAGAGAAGAAGTGAAGAGACTGAAGGAGCAGCTCATAGTCCTGCAGCAGAAACTGGAGTG CTACAGAAACTATGGCTCAGGGCCGACAAAGTATCCACTGGCGGACATGTTACAGTACGTGTTGGAGTTCGCCTGCACCAAGCCCACCAGTGTGTCCCCAGCTGAAGATGTGAGGCTGGCTGCCTCTTCCCCCACTCCCTCCGGGAGCAACACCAAGCACACAGAGGGCAACCCTGATGACACCAG TCAGTGCCAGGAGCCAGGAGACACAGGCCTGTCCGACAGCCCCACCTGCCAGCAGCAGCCCCCCTCGGGCCAGAGGACACCTATCTACAAGCCCTTCACCCAGTGTAGAGCCCCCATGGACACCCCACCTCACCCAGCCCCCCACAGTGTGACCGAGGAGGAGCTGCGCTTTGTCAAGACCTGCCTGCAGCGCTGGAGGACAGAGGTGGAGATCAACATGAACG AGCTAAAGGCCAGCATCGACAGGGTCAGCCAAGCACTGGAGGGCATGTACTCGGATAACAGCCTGTGTCAG GTGCCGTATAGGCTTCACGCCGTCCTCGTCCACGAGGGACAAGCCTCGGCCGGCCACTACTGGGCTTATATCTACGACCACGCCAACCAGCGCTGGATGAAGTACAACGATGTCATCGTCAGCGAGTCCTCCTGGGAGGAGCTGGTCAGGGACTCGTACGGAGGCATGACCAACGCCAGTGCTTATTGTCTCATGTACATTGACGACAGGCTGCCTCACCTCATCACAG AGGACACAGATGACGAGACAGGCCAGGTCATGCGGGCCATGGACTCCCTGCCACCCATCCTCAGGCAATACGTGCGCGAGGACAACCGCTGGTTCCAGCAGGAGCTCAAGGAGTGGGAAGACCAGTTCTGCCAGCAGCCACAGGAGGAGCCGGTCTCTCCCACAGCAGCCGTCACCTCCACTCGTGCTCCCAGTAAAGACGACCCAGCAAAACCAGTCCCCCAATCTGGCGCAGCCCAGGAACCCACTGGAGAACAGGAACATGTGGCAGAATCGGTTGTTATACCAGCTGTGGAATCTGGCG AGCCAGTCCCAACAAGCCAGCCCCAGTCCCCAGTCCATGTGTCACCGGAGAGTGCTGGCAGCAGCCCAGAGGAGAGCGACCACCAGGCTGTCTCTGTCACGCCAGAGCCCTGCCAACATACCAgtgaggacgaggaggagcagcAACACTGTCAG CAGCTCCCCCCACCTCAGTCTCCGAGCCCTGCAGCAGAGATGAGTGGCCAGGCCCAGACTGCAgctgtgacccctgacccctccaCAGACGTCACCActgagacagacagcgagactgGGTTCAGAGAGGCAGTGGCGGAAGCTGCAGCAGCGCCTGACACCCAGGCAGACGACGAGGATGATCAGGACGCCCCGGCGCCGACCAGAAGCAGGCAGCAGCAACCAGAGAATGTGGTGTCGGAGGTGGAGATCCCCAACGTGGGCAGGATCCTGGTCCGGGCCGACACTGACGGCTACAATGAAGAG ATGATGCTAACTCCTGCCATGCAGGGCATCATTATGGCCATAGCCAAAGCCAGACAGGTGTTCGACAAGGACGGCCCTGAGGCTGGCCTCATCAAG GCGTTCCAGGAGGAGTACTCCCGTCTGTTTGAGTTGTCTCAGGAGGAGACCACTGCCCAGCAGGACCCGCGCCTGCACCATGCCCTGGTCTACTTCTTCCAGAACCAGGCGCCCAGTCGCGTCATAGAGAGGACCCTGCTGGAGGGCTTCACCGACCGCAACCTCAGCTTCGACGACAG GTCCATTAGTATCATGAGAGAGGCCCGTGCCAAACTACGCCTCATCAAGCCAGAGGATATGGATATGGAGGAATATATG CAATGGCATGATGACTACAGCCTATTCCGGACAGTGTTTGTCTACCTGCTGACGGGCCTGGAACAGTACCAGCATGGAAA GGTGCGCGAGGCGCTGAATTACCTCAACCACGCCTACAAAGACAACGCCATGCtactgaggagaggggagaagagagggatggagcagTCGCTTATTGCATTTTACAGGAGGAGGTGTCTCAAA GAGATGAATGACAACGCGGCCACCCTGTTCAGGAGCGGCGAGGTGAGCGACATGGAGGAGGGCATGATCATCATGAACGAGGCGGTCATCCCCTGCATGCACCTGATGAGCCGGCCGGACATGGTCAGCCAGGAAGACCTGGACACCATGGAGGCTGTACGCAGCCACTGGTGCTCTTACCTGGGAGTAGACCTGGATG ACTCCCTACAGGAGAAGCTGGGTGAGTTTCTGCCCAGGGTTCTGGACTGCTCAACAGAGATGGTGGTTCTAAAAGATCCACCAACAGTGCGCTCCAAAGTGCCCCATGACCTGTGCAGCCGCCTGGCCGCCATCATGGAGTCTATCACCAACACCTCTGTGGTCGCCGTCAAGTAA
- the LOC111950642 gene encoding ubiquitin carboxyl-terminal hydrolase 28 isoform X3 produces the protein MRVEQQSEHGENSTNSSLMLINQLREITGIQDPQILLRALNASQGDISHAVGLLTTQPPEEGQGTEDTPDTEVNREAWGAQKGAPPKDDLQTAIELSLQESQAEERELNRALEASVEDSAARVKRKRCEAQGESCSPADWIRKEEWPVGIRNVGNTCWFSAVIQSLFHLPVFRRLVLNYCLSERILEKCTSHSDKRNIAFMQELRCLFALMVGSTRRFVDPSAAVELLRDAFRSSEAQQVHTEVQQDVSEFTHKLLDWLEDAFQLAANGNPEDKKENPMVQLFYGTFVAERTHAGKTLTNIEQFGQYPLQVNGFNNLDECLEGAMVEGEIEALHLDQTISSGSERWFSKLPPVLTFELSRFEFNQSLGRPEKIHKKLEFPQIIYMDSLLYANRYLHKNNEQTHNRREEVKRLKEQLIVLQQKLECYRNYGSGPTKYPLADMLQYVLEFACTKPTSVSPAEDVRLAASSPTPSGSNTKHTEGNPDDTSQCQEPGDTGLSDSPTCQQQPPSGQRTPIYKPFTQCRAPMDTPPHPAPHSVTEEELRFVKTCLQRWRTEVEINMNELKASIDRVSQALEGMYSDNSLCQVPYRLHAVLVHEGQASAGHYWAYIYDHANQRWMKYNDVIVSESSWEELVRDSYGGMTNASAYCLMYIDDRLPHLITEDTDDETGQVMRAMDSLPPILRQYVREDNRWFQQELKEWEDQFCQQPQEEPVSPTAAVTSTRAPSKDDPAKPVPQSGAAQEPTGEQEHVAESVVIPAVESGEPVPTSQPQSPVHVSPESAGSSPEESDHQAVSVTPEPCQHTSEDEEEQQHCQQLPPPQSPSPAAEMSGQAQTAAVTPDPSTDVTTETDSETGFREAVAEAAAAPDTQADDEDDQDAPAPTRSRQQQPENVVSEVEIPNVGRILVRADTDGYNEEMMLTPAMQGIIMAIAKARQVFDKDGPEAGLIKAFQEEYSRLFELSQEETTAQQDPRLHHALVYFFQNQAPSRVIERTLLEGFTDRNLSFDDRSISIMREARAKLRLIKPEDMDMEEYMQWHDDYSLFRTVFVYLLTGLEQYQHGKVREALNYLNHAYKDNAMLLRRGEKRGMEQSLIAFYRRRCLKEMNDNAATLFRSGEVSDMEEGMIIMNEAVIPCMHLMSRPDMVSQEDLDTMEAVRSHWCSYLGVDLDDSLQEKLGEFLPRVLDCSTEMVVLKDPPTVRSKVPHDLCSRLAAIMESITNTSVVAVK, from the exons ATGAGAGTTGAACAACAGAGTGAACATGGGGAAAACTCAACGAATTCG AGCCTGATGCTGATCAACCAGCTGAGGGAGATCACTGGCATCCAAGACCCACAGATCCTCCTCAGGGCCCTGAAT GCCAGTCAGGGGGACATTAGCCATGCTGTTGGGCTGCTGACCACACAGCCGCCAGAGGAGGGCCAGGGGACTGAGGACACACCAGACACAGAAGTCAACAGGGAGGCCTGGGGGGCCCAGAAAG GTGCTCCTCCTAAAGATGACCTTCAGACAGCCATTGAGCTCAGCTTGCAAGAATcccaggcagaggagagagagctcaacaG GGCACTGGAGGCCAGTGTGGAGGACAGCGCTGCACGGGTGAAGAGGAAGCGCTGCGAGGCCCAAGGAGAGAGCTGCAGCCCTGCAGACTGGATCCGTAAGGAGGAGTGGCCCGTGGGCATCCGCAATGTGGGCAACACCTGCTGGTTCAGTGCTGTCATACAG TCCCTGTTCCACCTGCCCGTGTTCCGCAGATTGGTACTTAACTACTGCCTGTCTGAGCGAATCCTGGAGAAGTGTACGAGCCACTCG GACAAGAGGAACATAGCCTTCATGCAGGAGCTGCGCTGTCTCTTTGCTCTCATGGTGGGCTCCACTCGTAGGTTTGTGGACCCGTCTGCTGCCGTAGAGCTTTTGAGAGATGCTTTCCGATCCAGTGAGGCCCAACAGGTACACACTGAGGTCCAACAG GATGTGAGTGAGTTCACCCACAAACTCCTTGACTGGCTTGAAGATGCCTTTCAGCTGGCTGCTAATGGAAA CCCGGAAGATAAAAAAGAAAACCCAATGGTTCAGCTGTTCTATGGGACATTTGTGGCAGAGAGAACTCATGCGG gcaagaccttaaccaacattgAGCAGTTTGGCCAGTACCCCTTACAAGTGAACGGTTTCAACAACTTGGATGAATGTCTTGAAGGCGCCATGGTAGAGGGGGAGATTGAAGCCCTACATTTGGATCAAACCATTTCGTCTGGCAGCGAG AGGTGGTTCTCAAAGTTACCACCAGTGTTGACCTTTGAACTGTCCAGGTTTGAGTTCAACCAGTCTTTAGGACGCCCAGAAAAGATTCATAAGAAACTGGAATTCCCACAAATCATATATATGGACAG TTTACTGTATGCGAACAGATACCTTCACAAGAACAATGAGCAGACCCACAACAGGAGAGAAGAAGTGAAGAGACTGAAGGAGCAGCTCATAGTCCTGCAGCAGAAACTGGAGTG CTACAGAAACTATGGCTCAGGGCCGACAAAGTATCCACTGGCGGACATGTTACAGTACGTGTTGGAGTTCGCCTGCACCAAGCCCACCAGTGTGTCCCCAGCTGAAGATGTGAGGCTGGCTGCCTCTTCCCCCACTCCCTCCGGGAGCAACACCAAGCACACAGAGGGCAACCCTGATGACACCAG TCAGTGCCAGGAGCCAGGAGACACAGGCCTGTCCGACAGCCCCACCTGCCAGCAGCAGCCCCCCTCGGGCCAGAGGACACCTATCTACAAGCCCTTCACCCAGTGTAGAGCCCCCATGGACACCCCACCTCACCCAGCCCCCCACAGTGTGACCGAGGAGGAGCTGCGCTTTGTCAAGACCTGCCTGCAGCGCTGGAGGACAGAGGTGGAGATCAACATGAACG AGCTAAAGGCCAGCATCGACAGGGTCAGCCAAGCACTGGAGGGCATGTACTCGGATAACAGCCTGTGTCAG GTGCCGTATAGGCTTCACGCCGTCCTCGTCCACGAGGGACAAGCCTCGGCCGGCCACTACTGGGCTTATATCTACGACCACGCCAACCAGCGCTGGATGAAGTACAACGATGTCATCGTCAGCGAGTCCTCCTGGGAGGAGCTGGTCAGGGACTCGTACGGAGGCATGACCAACGCCAGTGCTTATTGTCTCATGTACATTGACGACAGGCTGCCTCACCTCATCACAG AGGACACAGATGACGAGACAGGCCAGGTCATGCGGGCCATGGACTCCCTGCCACCCATCCTCAGGCAATACGTGCGCGAGGACAACCGCTGGTTCCAGCAGGAGCTCAAGGAGTGGGAAGACCAGTTCTGCCAGCAGCCACAGGAGGAGCCGGTCTCTCCCACAGCAGCCGTCACCTCCACTCGTGCTCCCAGTAAAGACGACCCAGCAAAACCAGTCCCCCAATCTGGCGCAGCCCAGGAACCCACTGGAGAACAGGAACATGTGGCAGAATCGGTTGTTATACCAGCTGTGGAATCTGGCG AGCCAGTCCCAACAAGCCAGCCCCAGTCCCCAGTCCATGTGTCACCGGAGAGTGCTGGCAGCAGCCCAGAGGAGAGCGACCACCAGGCTGTCTCTGTCACGCCAGAGCCCTGCCAACATACCAgtgaggacgaggaggagcagcAACACTGTCAG CAGCTCCCCCCACCTCAGTCTCCGAGCCCTGCAGCAGAGATGAGTGGCCAGGCCCAGACTGCAgctgtgacccctgacccctccaCAGACGTCACCActgagacagacagcgagactgGGTTCAGAGAGGCAGTGGCGGAAGCTGCAGCAGCGCCTGACACCCAGGCAGACGACGAGGATGATCAGGACGCCCCGGCGCCGACCAGAAGCAGGCAGCAGCAACCAGAGAATGTGGTGTCGGAGGTGGAGATCCCCAACGTGGGCAGGATCCTGGTCCGGGCCGACACTGACGGCTACAATGAAGAG ATGATGCTAACTCCTGCCATGCAGGGCATCATTATGGCCATAGCCAAAGCCAGACAGGTGTTCGACAAGGACGGCCCTGAGGCTGGCCTCATCAAG GCGTTCCAGGAGGAGTACTCCCGTCTGTTTGAGTTGTCTCAGGAGGAGACCACTGCCCAGCAGGACCCGCGCCTGCACCATGCCCTGGTCTACTTCTTCCAGAACCAGGCGCCCAGTCGCGTCATAGAGAGGACCCTGCTGGAGGGCTTCACCGACCGCAACCTCAGCTTCGACGACAG GTCCATTAGTATCATGAGAGAGGCCCGTGCCAAACTACGCCTCATCAAGCCAGAGGATATGGATATGGAGGAATATATG CAATGGCATGATGACTACAGCCTATTCCGGACAGTGTTTGTCTACCTGCTGACGGGCCTGGAACAGTACCAGCATGGAAA GGTGCGCGAGGCGCTGAATTACCTCAACCACGCCTACAAAGACAACGCCATGCtactgaggagaggggagaagagagggatggagcagTCGCTTATTGCATTTTACAGGAGGAGGTGTCTCAAA GAGATGAATGACAACGCGGCCACCCTGTTCAGGAGCGGCGAGGTGAGCGACATGGAGGAGGGCATGATCATCATGAACGAGGCGGTCATCCCCTGCATGCACCTGATGAGCCGGCCGGACATGGTCAGCCAGGAAGACCTGGACACCATGGAGGCTGTACGCAGCCACTGGTGCTCTTACCTGGGAGTAGACCTGGATG ACTCCCTACAGGAGAAGCTGGGTGAGTTTCTGCCCAGGGTTCTGGACTGCTCAACAGAGATGGTGGTTCTAAAAGATCCACCAACAGTGCGCTCCAAAGTGCCCCATGACCTGTGCAGCCGCCTGGCCGCCATCATGGAGTCTATCACCAACACCTCTGTGGTCGCCGTCAAGTAA